In Ensifer canadensis, a genomic segment contains:
- a CDS encoding helix-turn-helix domain-containing protein produces MQLIQFYEAEGIEFVGDLSFGKDVGRSGARWKAPGDLFADASDRTGFHSEKFGTSFSAARSLLDLKQSEIAERASLPPSTVSALETGTPWPSSSAILRDFYVNQGVEFLGWGDAGSGLFYGVGVRWSRTPAESAS; encoded by the coding sequence GTGCAGCTCATTCAGTTCTACGAGGCTGAAGGCATCGAATTTGTGGGCGATCTTTCGTTTGGAAAAGACGTGGGGCGTTCTGGTGCCCGATGGAAGGCCCCCGGCGATCTGTTTGCCGACGCAAGCGATCGAACGGGATTCCACAGCGAAAAGTTCGGCACTTCGTTCTCTGCCGCTAGAAGTTTGCTTGATCTAAAGCAAAGCGAAATTGCGGAACGAGCATCTCTTCCGCCAAGCACGGTTAGCGCCCTGGAAACCGGCACGCCGTGGCCAAGTTCCTCCGCGATCCTGCGCGACTTCTATGTGAACCAAGGCGTGGAGTTTCTTGGCTGGGGAGACGCAGGCTCGGGCTTGTTCTACGGTGTGGGCGTGCGGTGGTCACGAACTCCCGCAGAGAGCGCGAGCTAG
- the thyA gene encoding thymidylate synthase — MTRHPEFQYLDLMTRLLENGDRRIDRTGVGTLATFGAMMRFDLSDGTFPVYTTKRVYWKTAVKEMLWFLTGQTNIRSLLRENVRIWSDWPLARYRKETGIEITQQEFEAQVVADEEFAEAWGDLGPVYGKQWRRWIDQSGREHDQIATIIETLRNNPSSRRMIFHAWNVGELDQMALHPCHMVYQFYVSGLDSGQPRLSLMVTQRSSDHMLGNPFNICQQAALLAMIAQQVDIPVGELVWSGGDVHLYLNHVDQAKEQLTRVPRPFPKLTLARKPASIDGYRIEDFVVTGYDPYPPIEAPVAV; from the coding sequence ATGACCAGACACCCCGAGTTTCAATATCTGGATTTGATGACGCGGCTTCTCGAAAACGGAGACCGACGGATCGACCGCACTGGCGTCGGAACGCTCGCTACGTTCGGGGCTATGATGCGCTTCGATCTCTCAGATGGAACCTTTCCCGTCTACACCACGAAAAGGGTGTATTGGAAAACCGCCGTCAAAGAGATGTTATGGTTTTTGACCGGCCAGACGAATATTCGATCTCTTCTCAGGGAGAACGTCCGAATTTGGTCGGATTGGCCATTAGCCCGCTACCGCAAGGAAACGGGCATAGAGATAACTCAGCAGGAATTCGAGGCCCAGGTTGTGGCCGATGAGGAATTCGCTGAGGCGTGGGGCGATCTGGGGCCAGTATACGGGAAGCAATGGCGACGCTGGATCGATCAGAGTGGGCGAGAACACGATCAGATCGCGACGATCATTGAGACCCTGCGAAACAATCCAAGTAGCAGGCGCATGATATTTCACGCCTGGAATGTGGGCGAACTGGACCAAATGGCGCTCCATCCGTGTCACATGGTCTATCAATTCTACGTATCTGGTCTGGACAGTGGTCAGCCTAGATTGTCGCTTATGGTCACCCAAAGATCGAGCGACCATATGCTGGGAAATCCGTTTAACATCTGCCAGCAGGCGGCCTTGCTGGCGATGATTGCGCAACAAGTGGACATCCCTGTGGGCGAGCTGGTGTGGTCCGGAGGAGACGTCCATCTTTACTTGAACCATGTGGACCAGGCTAAGGAGCAGTTGACGCGGGTGCCCCGGCCTTTCCCGAAGCTGACGCTGGCCCGCAAGCCAGCATCGATCGATGGATATCGGATCGAAGACTTCGTAGTGACTGGATACGATCCCTATCCCCCGATTGAGGCACCGGTCGCTGTCTGA
- a CDS encoding DUF2853 family protein: protein MTDYLADVQKYDSGADEAVVNKIVRHLGIALRNKDSSLVSATDPKELDRVREKWCEKKLGVVGAEADAAISATTKAMSADRSKSRVTFYYLVAKNLGKLQTL from the coding sequence ATGACTGACTATCTCGCAGATGTGCAGAAGTATGACAGCGGCGCCGACGAAGCTGTTGTGAACAAGATCGTGCGCCATCTCGGCATTGCACTGCGCAACAAGGATTCCTCGCTCGTGTCGGCCACGGACCCCAAGGAACTCGATCGCGTTAGGGAAAAATGGTGCGAGAAGAAGCTCGGCGTCGTGGGTGCGGAAGCGGATGCGGCCATTTCGGCGACGACGAAGGCGATGTCGGCAGATCGATCCAAGTCACGCGTGACCTTCTATTATCTGGTGGCCAAGAACCTCGGTAAGCTGCAAACGCTGTAG
- a CDS encoding SspB family protein produces the protein MGQDHIRYDILAQDALRGVIRKVLTEVAATGHLPGEHHFFITFLTGAPGVRISQHLKSKYPEQMTIVVQHQFWELKVSEAGFEIGLSFSDTPERLVIPFNAIRGFYDPSVNFELEFDVATAEEEEAESAEITAYPVPETDGEVPPKDPEKSGDAKNGGGSVVSLDSFRKKN, from the coding sequence ATGGGCCAGGACCACATTCGCTACGACATTCTGGCGCAGGACGCGCTTCGCGGCGTCATCCGCAAGGTGCTGACCGAGGTTGCGGCCACCGGCCACCTGCCCGGCGAGCACCATTTCTTCATCACCTTCCTGACCGGCGCGCCGGGTGTTCGCATCTCGCAGCACCTGAAATCCAAGTATCCCGAGCAGATGACCATCGTCGTGCAGCACCAGTTCTGGGAACTCAAGGTTTCCGAGGCCGGCTTCGAAATCGGCCTGTCCTTCTCCGATACGCCGGAGCGGCTGGTCATTCCGTTCAATGCCATTCGCGGCTTCTACGACCCCTCGGTCAATTTCGAACTCGAATTCGACGTGGCGACGGCCGAAGAGGAAGAGGCCGAATCGGCGGAGATCACCGCCTATCCCGTTCCTGAAACCGATGGCGAAGTGCCGCCCAAGGACCCGGAAAAATCCGGCGACGCCAAGAACGGCGGCGGCTCGGTGGTTTCGCTCGACTCCTTCCGCAAGAAGAACTGA
- a CDS encoding DUF4169 family protein, which yields MSGDVVNLRQFRKRNARAEKEKQAEQNRISFGRTKAEKSLTDALNAKAAKALDQGRREPSGDRPDEAED from the coding sequence ATGAGTGGTGACGTCGTCAATCTACGCCAGTTCCGCAAGCGCAATGCCCGCGCCGAAAAAGAAAAGCAGGCCGAACAGAACCGCATCTCGTTCGGCCGCACCAAGGCCGAGAAATCGCTGACCGACGCCTTGAATGCGAAGGCGGCAAAGGCCCTCGACCAGGGGCGCCGCGAACCTTCCGGCGATCGACCTGACGAGGCCGAGGACTGA
- a CDS encoding ribbon-helix-helix domain-containing protein — protein MIRKHSATLHGHRTSFSLEDPFWLELKTIAAARAMPIAQLIVEIDDARGADSNLSSALRVYVLDWIKANIELSAASDT, from the coding sequence ATGATCCGAAAACACTCCGCCACCTTGCACGGCCACCGCACCAGCTTCTCGCTGGAAGATCCGTTCTGGTTGGAGCTGAAGACGATCGCGGCCGCCCGCGCCATGCCGATCGCCCAACTGATCGTCGAGATCGACGATGCGCGTGGCGCCGACAGCAACCTGTCTTCGGCGCTCCGCGTCTACGTTCTCGACTGGATCAAGGCGAATATAGAGCTGTCAGCGGCCAGCGACACTTGA
- a CDS encoding GGDEF domain-containing protein: protein MKSLEQGLDRRAIIWIMNWTFSGTAGCTAVALLITYYYIVPFGGELMATSMRLALFIPLLLAIPLFAFIGIKLQQLALANDLLTLASRYDGLTGCLNRAAFTSDVTAFFADQDLEPFPPTSALMVLDADHFKRINDCHGHLAGDQALVAIATEMRQAVDGSGLTGRLGGEEFGVFVPYARPETIGAMAERIRLAVAERGQAIAPGAEPVTVSVGVALFSYPAHYEDVFKIADDQLYLAKNTGRNRVCLVEYLRRPGGIRAMANQLREGLAGVFTETFGSGRDEPGEEPSSVAGR, encoded by the coding sequence ATGAAGTCGCTGGAGCAGGGCCTTGATCGCCGCGCGATCATCTGGATCATGAACTGGACGTTTTCAGGCACTGCCGGCTGCACGGCCGTTGCCCTTCTCATCACTTATTACTACATCGTCCCGTTCGGCGGCGAGCTGATGGCGACCTCAATGCGCCTTGCGCTGTTCATTCCGCTGCTGCTGGCCATCCCGCTTTTCGCCTTCATCGGCATCAAGCTCCAACAGTTGGCACTTGCCAACGATCTTCTGACGCTGGCCAGTCGCTATGACGGCCTGACGGGCTGTCTCAACCGTGCCGCCTTCACATCGGATGTCACCGCATTCTTTGCCGATCAGGACCTCGAGCCGTTTCCGCCGACGTCGGCGCTGATGGTGCTGGACGCCGACCACTTCAAACGCATCAACGATTGCCACGGCCATCTGGCCGGCGATCAGGCATTGGTGGCGATAGCAACCGAGATGCGCCAGGCAGTGGACGGTAGCGGCCTGACGGGGCGCCTCGGCGGAGAGGAATTCGGCGTTTTCGTTCCCTATGCCCGTCCCGAAACGATAGGGGCGATGGCGGAGCGAATTCGGTTGGCGGTGGCCGAGCGCGGGCAGGCGATCGCGCCGGGCGCAGAGCCAGTCACTGTCAGCGTCGGTGTGGCGCTGTTCAGCTATCCCGCCCACTATGAGGATGTCTTCAAGATCGCCGACGACCAGCTCTATCTCGCCAAGAATACCGGGCGCAACCGGGTTTGCCTGGTCGAGTATTTGCGTCGGCCGGGCGGCATCAGGGCGATGGCAAACCAGCTGCGCGAGGGGCTTGCAGGCGTCTTCACCGAGACATTCGGAAGCGGCCGCGATGAGCCAGGCGAAGAGCCGTCAAGTGTCGCTGGCCGCTGA
- a CDS encoding AsmA family protein: MLSRILVAIGGLVVVALFAALIAPWFIDWTGFRKEFEREASRIMGKPVVVHGRVDARLIPFPTVTLNDVRVGGSDAREPLIQVEQFSMSAELAPFLSGEALIFDMRLDRPKAKVRLLSDGTLDWARGTRTAIPAKTVVLENVEITQGEIEFIDEQTGRTRRVTDLAADLSARSLAGPWKVEGRAALDGEAGSFAFASNKVDEAGALSLKARVTPDKRPFGVELDGALKIVDFKPLYGGRFTLTENRPQGEAKEVDDHAPLRINGDFQLTNESIRVPEYRFEVGPSDDPYVVTGEATLDTGKEQKFLLIADGQQIDVSRIGNSGSNGKTGRDPAISMRQRLEAMLAIAADIPIPQVPGRASLKLPAIVIGDTTVRDVRIDVQPDGAGWVIDNVVALLPGRTQLEAKGRLNLKGQRSFRGDLLLASNQPSGLASWLAGSVDPAIRKLKTAGFSATVNLTDTLQQFENLEVAAGDASLKGRLERQSFAEQQPNLSLQLNGNRIDLEALQALAGLVAGDASTSTLMQHAIAADLSADEFSAFGEDARDVQAVVTLKNGQLQAERVAIGSLAGAQLAFSGRASGDLAKPVISAKMKLAANDLTPFLEMIGRHAVDHPALRRLTKAGPYYTDAAFDVTLTAGNKEGNAPATFGIFGTANGTKIAASYQAPDMAQALAGKGMLLEATLENPQTLLLLGQAGFDPLPFDADANGILSVKLQSTDGSNANGTVTFTTEKTALAAKGSFDLSRDHFLEGQAKLTLQTEDLEPYLLQQGIALPQTGSGLPISVSADVATTPEAIALTTVEGKADNNGFAGALTIDRKVPGKAEGQINLATLDLAWLAEGILGQVQDMSTGALSKTPVAQAAWTGLNVALDVQAANFWPGFYGAVGNFVGKMEWKGDEIAFTDATGDWLGGKLEGRVQIGNANGSGFLRSRLDVKGGDLAQAGWMRAGAPVATGTFDLSVALEASGANAQAMAHSASGSGTATFNGVTLNGINSAALPQLMATADALKMEISADAIRQAAEATVFSGQSVVGVVKVPFSIAGGVLRAQNVTAADGNAAFAGEASLDLAAERIDAGIDMTFRPGDEALAGAEPRVRLGFAGLLASPGVSLDVADLSNFLSLRAFERERRRVETLQANVLEKQRLRREVQLYKAKAQQREVERLRAIAEERRRAAAAVEAERVKADLAARAEAARKAAEEAAQAERERQQQQQLGAPAQAQPNTGTVEGPQKPGGQGLNFDVLPDITVQ, translated from the coding sequence GTGCTTTCGCGAATTCTGGTTGCCATCGGCGGTCTTGTGGTTGTTGCGCTCTTTGCGGCGCTGATCGCCCCGTGGTTCATCGACTGGACGGGTTTCCGCAAGGAATTCGAGCGCGAGGCTAGCCGCATCATGGGCAAACCCGTCGTCGTGCACGGCCGCGTCGACGCACGCCTGATCCCGTTCCCGACCGTGACGCTCAACGACGTGCGTGTCGGCGGCAGCGATGCGCGCGAACCGCTGATCCAGGTCGAACAATTCTCGATGAGCGCGGAGCTTGCGCCGTTCCTGAGTGGCGAAGCGCTAATCTTCGACATGCGCCTCGACCGGCCCAAGGCCAAGGTCCGGCTGCTTTCCGACGGTACGCTCGACTGGGCGCGTGGTACGCGCACGGCGATCCCCGCCAAGACGGTGGTGCTTGAAAACGTAGAGATCACCCAGGGCGAGATCGAATTCATCGACGAGCAGACCGGCCGCACCCGGCGCGTGACCGACCTTGCCGCCGATCTTTCGGCCCGGTCGCTGGCCGGCCCCTGGAAGGTCGAAGGTCGTGCGGCATTGGACGGCGAGGCCGGCAGTTTTGCCTTTGCCAGTAACAAGGTGGACGAGGCGGGCGCGCTCAGCCTCAAGGCGCGGGTGACGCCGGACAAGCGTCCATTCGGCGTCGAGCTCGATGGCGCGCTGAAGATCGTCGACTTCAAGCCGCTTTACGGCGGCCGCTTCACGCTGACCGAAAACCGCCCGCAGGGCGAGGCCAAAGAAGTCGACGACCATGCGCCGCTGCGCATCAACGGCGATTTCCAGCTGACCAATGAGAGCATCCGTGTGCCGGAGTATCGCTTCGAGGTCGGTCCTTCGGATGATCCTTACGTGGTGACCGGCGAGGCGACGCTCGACACCGGCAAGGAGCAGAAGTTCCTGCTAATTGCCGACGGCCAGCAGATCGACGTCAGCCGCATCGGCAATTCCGGCAGCAACGGCAAGACCGGGCGCGACCCGGCGATCTCCATGCGCCAGCGGCTGGAAGCGATGCTGGCGATCGCTGCCGACATTCCCATTCCGCAGGTGCCGGGCAGGGCCAGTTTGAAGCTGCCGGCGATCGTCATCGGCGATACGACGGTGCGCGACGTGCGCATCGACGTACAGCCTGATGGCGCCGGATGGGTAATCGACAATGTCGTGGCGCTTCTGCCCGGTCGCACCCAGCTCGAGGCCAAGGGACGGCTCAACCTCAAGGGTCAGCGCTCCTTCCGCGGCGACCTGCTGCTCGCGTCCAACCAGCCGTCGGGGCTGGCGAGCTGGCTGGCCGGCTCTGTCGACCCGGCCATCCGCAAGCTGAAGACCGCGGGTTTTTCGGCAACCGTCAACCTGACCGACACGCTGCAGCAGTTCGAAAACCTTGAAGTCGCGGCCGGCGATGCCAGCCTCAAGGGGCGGCTCGAGCGCCAGTCCTTCGCCGAGCAGCAGCCGAACCTTTCGCTGCAGCTAAACGGCAACCGCATCGATCTCGAAGCCTTGCAGGCGCTGGCTGGCCTCGTCGCCGGCGATGCCTCGACCTCGACATTGATGCAGCACGCGATCGCTGCCGACCTTTCGGCCGACGAGTTCTCCGCCTTCGGCGAAGATGCCCGCGACGTTCAGGCGGTGGTGACGCTCAAGAACGGCCAGCTACAGGCCGAGCGCGTGGCGATCGGCTCGCTTGCCGGCGCGCAGCTTGCCTTTTCCGGCCGCGCCAGCGGCGATCTCGCAAAGCCCGTCATTTCGGCCAAGATGAAGCTCGCGGCCAACGATCTGACGCCGTTCCTGGAAATGATCGGCCGGCACGCCGTCGATCATCCGGCCCTTCGTCGGCTGACCAAGGCTGGCCCGTACTACACGGACGCCGCCTTCGACGTGACGCTGACCGCCGGCAACAAGGAAGGCAACGCGCCCGCGACCTTCGGCATCTTCGGCACGGCCAACGGCACCAAGATCGCCGCCAGCTATCAGGCGCCCGACATGGCCCAGGCGCTTGCCGGCAAGGGCATGCTGCTCGAAGCGACGCTCGAAAACCCGCAGACGCTGTTGCTGCTCGGCCAGGCCGGGTTCGATCCGCTGCCATTCGATGCGGACGCCAACGGCATCCTCTCGGTCAAGCTGCAGAGCACCGATGGCTCCAACGCCAATGGCACGGTGACCTTTACCACTGAGAAGACGGCGCTTGCCGCCAAGGGCAGCTTCGATCTTTCGCGCGACCATTTCCTCGAGGGCCAGGCCAAGCTGACGCTGCAGACGGAAGACCTCGAACCTTATCTGCTGCAGCAGGGCATCGCCCTGCCACAGACGGGCAGTGGCCTGCCGATCTCTGTTTCGGCCGACGTGGCGACGACACCGGAGGCGATCGCCCTTACAACGGTCGAAGGCAAGGCGGATAACAACGGCTTTGCAGGCGCGCTGACGATCGACCGCAAGGTGCCGGGCAAGGCGGAGGGCCAGATCAACCTTGCAACGCTCGATCTCGCCTGGCTCGCCGAGGGCATCCTCGGCCAGGTTCAGGACATGTCGACCGGCGCGCTGTCGAAAACGCCGGTCGCCCAGGCGGCCTGGACCGGCCTCAACGTGGCCCTGGATGTGCAGGCGGCCAATTTCTGGCCGGGCTTCTACGGCGCCGTTGGAAATTTTGTCGGCAAGATGGAATGGAAGGGCGACGAGATCGCCTTCACCGACGCGACCGGCGACTGGCTCGGCGGCAAACTTGAGGGCCGGGTGCAGATCGGCAATGCCAACGGTTCCGGCTTCCTGCGCTCGCGTCTCGACGTCAAGGGCGGCGATCTGGCGCAGGCGGGCTGGATGCGGGCAGGCGCGCCGGTTGCCACCGGCACCTTCGACCTGTCCGTGGCGCTGGAGGCATCGGGCGCGAACGCGCAAGCCATGGCGCATTCGGCAAGCGGCTCGGGCACTGCGACCTTCAACGGCGTGACACTCAACGGCATCAACAGCGCCGCCCTGCCGCAGTTGATGGCGACTGCCGATGCGCTGAAGATGGAGATTTCAGCTGACGCGATCCGCCAGGCGGCGGAGGCGACGGTGTTTTCGGGCCAGTCGGTCGTCGGTGTGGTCAAGGTGCCCTTCAGCATCGCCGGCGGCGTGCTGCGGGCACAGAACGTGACGGCCGCCGACGGCAACGCAGCTTTTGCCGGCGAGGCGTCGCTCGACCTTGCGGCAGAACGCATCGATGCCGGCATCGACATGACTTTCCGTCCGGGTGACGAGGCGCTTGCTGGCGCTGAGCCGCGCGTGCGGCTCGGCTTCGCGGGACTGCTGGCATCGCCAGGCGTCAGCCTCGATGTTGCCGATCTCTCGAATTTCCTCTCGCTTCGGGCCTTCGAGCGCGAGCGCCGGCGCGTCGAGACGCTGCAGGCCAACGTGCTTGAGAAGCAGCGGCTGCGCCGCGAGGTGCAGCTCTACAAGGCAAAGGCGCAGCAGCGTGAAGTCGAGCGCCTGCGGGCGATCGCCGAAGAACGGCGCCGCGCCGCTGCGGCAGTCGAGGCGGAGCGGGTGAAGGCGGATCTCGCCGCCCGCGCCGAGGCGGCCCGCAAGGCGGCGGAAGAGGCTGCTCAGGCCGAACGCGAACGCCAGCAGCAACAGCAGCTGGGCGCGCCAGCGCAGGCGCAGCCGAATACAGGTACCGTCGAAGGCCCGCAGAAACCGGGCGGCCAGGGGCTGAATTTCGACGTCTTGCCCGACATTACCGTGCAATAG
- a CDS encoding FAD-binding oxidoreductase, whose protein sequence is MALKAIRAGSRNETGIETAKGQLAARFGDRFQTGEAIRAQHAHTTTYIPAQLPDGVVFPESADEVREIVAIAAANAVPLIPFGTGSSLEGHVNAPNGGISVDMMRMNRVLEVNAEDLDCRVEPGITREELNTYLRDTGLFFPIDPGANASIGGMASTRASGTNAVRYGTMKDNVLALTVVTSDGREVRTAHRARKSSAGYDLTRLFVGAEGTLGVITSITLRLQGIPEVISGGVCPFPTIADACNAVILTIQSGIPVARIELLDALQMKACNGYSGLSYEETPTLFVEFHGNSESVEMQSRHFAEIASEFGSSGFIWTTNPEERARLWKARHNAYWAQKSLIPGAAILSTDVCVPISRLADCVAATHDDIAQHGLTAPIVGHAGDGNFHVGLLFDDKDAADVARAEAFVERLNARALSMDGTCTGEHGIGQGKMPFLEAELGDALDLMRQVKRSLDPQNIFNPGKIFA, encoded by the coding sequence GTGGCATTGAAGGCGATCAGAGCTGGCTCGAGAAACGAAACCGGGATCGAAACCGCAAAGGGGCAGCTTGCTGCCCGATTCGGCGATCGGTTCCAGACGGGCGAAGCGATCCGTGCCCAGCATGCCCACACCACCACCTACATCCCGGCGCAGCTTCCCGATGGCGTCGTCTTCCCCGAGAGTGCCGACGAGGTGCGCGAGATCGTTGCGATCGCAGCCGCAAATGCCGTGCCGCTCATTCCCTTTGGCACCGGATCCTCGCTCGAGGGCCACGTCAACGCGCCGAACGGTGGCATTTCCGTCGACATGATGCGGATGAACCGGGTGCTCGAGGTCAACGCGGAAGACTTGGATTGCCGGGTCGAGCCCGGCATCACCCGCGAGGAGCTGAACACCTATCTGCGCGACACCGGCCTGTTCTTCCCGATCGATCCCGGCGCCAACGCCTCGATCGGCGGCATGGCCTCGACGCGGGCGTCCGGCACCAACGCGGTGCGCTACGGCACGATGAAGGACAATGTGCTGGCGCTGACGGTGGTGACATCAGACGGGCGCGAGGTGCGCACCGCGCATCGGGCACGCAAGTCGTCTGCCGGCTATGACCTGACCCGGCTCTTCGTCGGGGCCGAGGGCACGCTCGGCGTCATCACCTCGATCACGCTCCGGCTGCAGGGCATTCCCGAGGTCATCTCCGGCGGCGTCTGCCCGTTCCCGACGATTGCCGATGCCTGCAACGCGGTGATCCTGACGATCCAGTCCGGCATTCCGGTCGCCCGCATCGAGCTGTTGGACGCTTTGCAGATGAAGGCGTGCAACGGCTACTCCGGCCTTTCCTATGAGGAAACGCCGACGCTTTTTGTCGAATTCCATGGGAACAGCGAGAGCGTCGAGATGCAATCGCGGCACTTTGCCGAAATTGCGTCGGAATTCGGCTCTAGCGGCTTCATCTGGACGACCAACCCGGAAGAGCGGGCGCGGCTGTGGAAGGCGCGGCACAACGCCTACTGGGCCCAGAAGAGCCTGATCCCCGGGGCTGCAATTCTCTCCACCGATGTCTGTGTGCCGATCTCGCGGCTGGCCGATTGCGTTGCGGCGACCCATGACGACATCGCCCAGCACGGTCTGACGGCACCGATCGTCGGCCACGCGGGCGACGGCAACTTCCACGTCGGCCTGCTGTTTGACGACAAGGACGCCGCCGACGTGGCGCGGGCCGAGGCCTTCGTCGAGCGGCTGAATGCGCGGGCGCTGTCGATGGACGGGACCTGCACCGGCGAACACGGCATCGGTCAGGGCAAGATGCCGTTCCTCGAAGCCGAACTCGGCGACGCGCTGGATCTGATGCGGCAGGTCAAGCGTTCTCTCGACCCGCAGAATATCTTCAACCCCGGCAAGATCTTCGCCTGA